The following proteins are encoded in a genomic region of Sphingopyxis sp. YF1:
- a CDS encoding VOC family protein, with the protein MTKAANFIWYELMTSDPAGAAAFYGAVVGWTIAGGADPQAGGVDYRMIGRRDGGNAGGVLALNADMLAGGARPCWMGYLHVADVDAAIAAIEADGGVVHMPATDLSVGRIAMLSDPQGATFYIMDPIPPAGAEDMESDVFSVTEAQHVRWNELATSDPDAAIAFYRRHFGWGQDGAMEMGELGSYRFVQRGDVMLGAVMPLMPGMPAPAWSYYIGVDDIDRAAAAVTANGGTITNEPMEIPGGEFAMNAVDPQGAAVGFVGPRGG; encoded by the coding sequence ATGACGAAGGCAGCCAATTTCATCTGGTACGAGCTGATGACGAGCGATCCCGCGGGCGCCGCGGCCTTTTACGGCGCGGTGGTCGGCTGGACGATCGCGGGCGGGGCCGACCCGCAGGCGGGCGGCGTCGACTATCGCATGATCGGGCGCCGCGACGGCGGCAATGCCGGCGGGGTGCTGGCGCTCAATGCCGACATGCTGGCGGGCGGGGCGCGGCCGTGCTGGATGGGCTATCTGCACGTCGCCGACGTCGATGCCGCAATTGCCGCGATCGAAGCCGACGGCGGCGTGGTGCACATGCCAGCGACTGACCTGTCCGTCGGGCGCATCGCGATGCTGAGCGACCCGCAGGGTGCGACCTTCTACATCATGGACCCGATCCCGCCCGCAGGCGCCGAGGACATGGAAAGCGACGTGTTTTCGGTGACCGAGGCGCAACATGTGCGCTGGAACGAACTCGCGACCTCCGACCCCGACGCCGCGATCGCCTTTTACCGCAGGCATTTCGGCTGGGGGCAGGACGGCGCGATGGAAATGGGCGAACTCGGCTCCTATCGCTTCGTCCAGCGCGGCGACGTCATGCTGGGCGCGGTCATGCCGCTGATGCCGGGCATGCCCGCCCCCGCCTGGTCCTATTATATCGGGGTCGACGACATCGACCGCGCCGCCGCGGCGGTGACCGCGAACGGCGGCACGATCACCAACGAACCGATGGAAATTCCCGGCGGCGAATTTGCGATGAACGCGGTCGACCCGCAGGGCGCCGCGGTCGGTTTCGTCGGACCGCGTGGGGGCTGA
- a CDS encoding VOC family protein — MANPEQGPTSGLTPHIAIADKRASEAIDFYVRAFGAVEQMRMPADDGVRLMHAHLHVNGASLMMHDDFPEYTGGAMPAPSGVTLHLKVDDTDAWFARAIAAGATAVMGPEDMFWGDRYAQVKDPFGHLWSIGSPKKGEG, encoded by the coding sequence ATGGCAAACCCGGAGCAGGGCCCGACGAGCGGCCTGACCCCGCATATCGCGATCGCCGACAAGCGCGCGAGCGAGGCGATCGATTTTTACGTCCGCGCGTTCGGCGCGGTCGAACAGATGCGGATGCCCGCCGACGACGGGGTGCGGCTGATGCACGCACACCTGCACGTCAACGGCGCGTCGCTGATGATGCACGACGATTTCCCCGAATATACGGGCGGCGCGATGCCGGCGCCGTCGGGGGTGACGCTGCACCTGAAGGTCGACGACACCGACGCCTGGTTCGCACGCGCGATCGCGGCCGGCGCGACCGCGGTGATGGGCCCCGAGGACATGTTCTGGGGCGACCGCTACGCGCAAGTGAAGGACCCGTTCGGCCACCTCTGGTCGATCGGCAGCCCCAAGAAGGGAGAAGGATGA
- a CDS encoding DUF899 family protein: MQHLSFPNESAAYRAARIELLNDEIALRRQIEAVAAKRRALPPGGEVAEDYTFERIGAHQRREPVKLSELFGDHPSIILYSFMFGPDRDTPCAGCTHMLDAIDGSARHVGQRAPLYIVAKSPIARLEAWARHRRWPHLAFLSDGEGRYSADYYGDTCRLTDAKRAERGMKPGENWDETIFNVFHQTAGRIRHMWASEMAYGPEDPGQHHRAGDLVDPLWGLLDMTPEGRGSFFPSLSY, encoded by the coding sequence ATGCAACATCTGTCCTTCCCCAATGAGAGCGCCGCCTATCGCGCCGCGCGGATCGAGCTTCTGAACGACGAGATCGCGCTGCGCCGCCAGATCGAAGCGGTCGCCGCGAAGCGCCGCGCGCTGCCGCCCGGCGGCGAAGTGGCCGAAGATTATACGTTCGAGCGTATCGGCGCACACCAGCGGCGCGAGCCGGTGAAGCTGTCCGAATTGTTCGGCGATCACCCGAGCATCATCCTCTACAGCTTCATGTTCGGGCCCGACCGCGACACCCCCTGCGCCGGCTGCACCCATATGCTCGACGCGATCGACGGCAGCGCACGGCACGTCGGCCAGCGCGCGCCGCTCTATATCGTCGCCAAATCGCCGATCGCGCGGCTGGAGGCATGGGCGCGTCATCGGCGCTGGCCGCACCTGGCCTTCCTCTCCGACGGCGAGGGTCGCTATTCGGCCGACTATTATGGCGACACCTGCCGGCTGACCGACGCCAAGCGCGCCGAACGCGGGATGAAGCCCGGCGAGAATTGGGACGAAACGATCTTCAACGTCTTTCACCAGACAGCTGGCCGCATCCGCCACATGTGGGCGAGCGAGATGGCCTATGGTCCCGAAGATCCCGGCCAGCATCACCGCGCCGGCGACCTCGTCGATCCCCTGTGGGGATTGCTCGACATGACCCCCGAGGGACGCGGCAGCTTCTTCCCCAGTCTCAGCTATTAA
- a CDS encoding VOC family protein, translating into MITKATLCLWYDKDAEEAANFYAATFPDSHVGQAHRAPTDNPSSKAGEVLTVDFTVLGFPCIGLNGGPAFQHSEAFSFQIETRDQKETDRYWNAIVGNGGQESMCGWCKDKWGISWQITPRVLTDVMTGGDKDAAKRAFEAMMSMKKIDVAAIEAAIRGDAVGAV; encoded by the coding sequence ATGATAACGAAGGCAACCCTCTGCCTGTGGTACGACAAGGACGCCGAGGAAGCGGCGAATTTCTATGCCGCGACCTTTCCCGACAGCCATGTCGGCCAAGCGCATCGCGCGCCCACCGACAATCCGAGCAGCAAGGCGGGCGAGGTGCTGACGGTCGATTTCACCGTCCTCGGCTTTCCGTGCATCGGGCTCAACGGCGGCCCGGCATTCCAGCACAGCGAGGCCTTTTCGTTCCAGATCGAGACCCGCGATCAGAAAGAGACCGACCGCTACTGGAACGCGATTGTCGGCAACGGCGGGCAGGAAAGCATGTGCGGCTGGTGCAAGGACAAGTGGGGCATTTCGTGGCAGATCACCCCGCGCGTACTGACCGACGTGATGACGGGCGGCGACAAGGATGCCGCCAAGCGCGCGTTCGAGGCGATGATGTCGATGAAGAAGATCGACGTCGCCGCGATCGAGGCCGCGATCCGGGGTGACGCCGTTGGCGCGGTGTAG
- a CDS encoding DUF1428 domain-containing protein, translating into MGGFDSIVDDRAAGATGYVDGYVVPVPEDNKEAYRALAQKASEVFRDYGATRVVEAWADDVPDGKVTDYSRAAHRKDGETIVYSWVEWPDKEARTKGWEKMMADERMKPDPDNTPFDGARMIYGGFAPIVQA; encoded by the coding sequence ATGGGCGGATTCGATTCGATCGTCGACGATCGCGCGGCGGGTGCGACCGGCTATGTCGACGGTTATGTCGTGCCCGTCCCCGAGGACAACAAGGAAGCCTATCGCGCGCTCGCGCAGAAGGCGTCCGAAGTGTTCCGCGACTATGGCGCGACCCGCGTCGTCGAAGCGTGGGCCGACGATGTCCCCGACGGCAAGGTTACCGACTATAGCCGCGCCGCGCACAGGAAGGACGGCGAGACCATCGTCTACAGCTGGGTCGAATGGCCGGACAAGGAAGCCCGCACCAAGGGCTGGGAAAAGATGATGGCCGACGAGCGGATGAAACCCGATCCCGACAACACGCCGTTCGACGGCGCGCGGATGATCTATGGCGGGTTCGCCCCGATCGTCCAAGCCTGA
- a CDS encoding glutathione S-transferase family protein gives MSIDPNARIELTAFDWVPDFARGFVRDLRPRWACEEIGLDYAEHLISAINRPADHFLFQPWGQVPVLNDNGIRLFESGAILLHLAEKDARLMPHDPQTRASTLAWLFAAYNSVEPMLFELGNIDIFSAGEEWAKLRRPSLIEFIQGRLGRLNDAMGDKPYLVGDFTVADIAMATVLREAVEAGLIAEQPRLQAYLDRCLARPAFQRALAAQLDAFSEDAGPPAA, from the coding sequence ATGTCCATCGACCCCAATGCCAGGATCGAACTCACCGCGTTCGACTGGGTGCCCGATTTCGCGCGCGGCTTCGTCCGCGACCTGCGCCCGCGCTGGGCGTGCGAGGAAATCGGGCTCGACTATGCCGAGCATCTGATCAGCGCGATCAACCGCCCCGCCGACCATTTCCTGTTCCAGCCGTGGGGGCAGGTGCCCGTGCTGAACGACAATGGCATCCGGCTGTTCGAGAGCGGCGCAATCCTGCTCCACCTTGCCGAAAAGGATGCGCGGCTGATGCCGCACGATCCGCAGACGCGAGCGAGCACGCTCGCCTGGCTGTTCGCGGCGTACAACAGCGTCGAGCCGATGCTGTTCGAACTGGGCAACATCGACATTTTTTCGGCCGGGGAGGAATGGGCCAAGCTGCGCCGCCCAAGCCTGATCGAGTTCATCCAGGGTCGGCTGGGCCGGCTCAACGACGCGATGGGCGACAAGCCATATCTGGTCGGCGACTTCACCGTCGCCGACATCGCGATGGCGACCGTGCTGCGCGAAGCGGTCGAAGCGGGGCTGATCGCCGAGCAGCCGCGGCTGCAGGCCTATCTCGACCGCTGCCTCGCCCGCCCCGCCTTTCAGCGCGCGCTCGCCGCGCAGCTCGACGCCTTCAGCGAAGACGCGGGACCACCCGCCGCCTGA